In the genome of Paraburkholderia azotifigens, the window TTGGAGTCTCCGAATTTTTCTTTATGTTTTGAGCGACGCACGCGCAAACGCGACCGCGCATGCGTGCCCGTTTGAACTACAGCTCGAACCCGAGTTGCGCTTTGCCAAGCGGCGTCAGGTCGTCGACCGTCGCGCGGCCGGCGAAATCGACTTCGAAATGGTCGGTCGGGAAATCAGGCGGGCTTTCGCCTTTCAGAAAGCTCGGCAGTTGACGCTTCAGGTAAGCGTCGTTTTTCGAGCAGCCCGGCACCGAGGCGATGTACATCACGTTGCTGTAACCCGCGCCCTTGTGCTCGTCTTCAACGGCATGAATCACGTCGCTGTGCCAGAAAACCGTGTCGCCTGCTTCCATCTTCGGGATCGACGACAACGCCTCGAACAGGGGCGCATGAAATTCCTGCTTGATCGAGAGTGCACGGCCTGGCATCGCGCCGCACAGGTCGTCGTCGGCGACATCGTCCTGGAGCGCGCGCAGCAGGATGTACACCATCGAATTGGCGATGGGCACGAGTTGCAGCGTGCCGTCGCCGGGTCCCTGCGGCGTCAGTGCCGTCCAGCCCTGGAAGGTGCGGAACATCGAGCAGACAGCGGGCGACGGGATTTCTTCCACGTCGGTACGGAACGCGGCATCGAATGGATCGTAGTCGCGCCAGTTGCCCGAAAACACGTGGCGATACACCTTGCGGAAATTGCTTTCGATCCAGCGTTCGACCGACCCGCCATCGCAGTGCGCCGACAGGCCCAGCGATGCCGAGCCAGGCGGCCGCCGACGCAGACGGTCGGCATAAACAGGCACATGCTCCGGGTCGAAATGCACGCGTCCGTCGCTCTCGTTACGCCAGAGTTTGTTGAGGAAGATACGCGCCGCCGTCAGCGATTCCGACTGACGCGCCAGCACTTGCGGCTTCGACCAGTACACGCCGTAAATTTGCGGCTTGCTCGAAGCCAGCTGGCCAAAGTATTTGTCCTCGGCGCGGTTTTCAAGGCGCTTGTCGAGGTGATTGCGCTCGACATAGTGAGCGATCTCTTCGTCCCAGCTTTGCACGAGCTCACGGGGGAAGACCTTGCGGATCACACATGCCCCGCGCGCCTTGACGAGTGCAATCTGTTCCGCAGTGACGCGCTGTCCGGTGATGTCGGAAAACTGAATTTCTGGAATGACATCTTCGCCGCGATCGCGCTGCGCCGCAATTCGCTTCGCCTCTTCGCCGATGGATGCTTCGACTTCCGCGAACACCTCCCGGTAATTCGGCAAAGCCGCGCGCAGTTCCTTCTTTGCCTGCCGGATCGCGCCCGGCAAGTCCTTGATTTCCAGCGCCATGCTTGTCTCCGTGTTGGTTCTGTGAGGCTAGGATATGCCGCGTGCGTCAGTCGTAGTGATACTATTCTGACAATCTTTTCGCGTCTTCTGCCATGAAACCAGCCTACGAGCACGTCGAGTTCGCCGAGGATTGTTCGGTGCGGGTTTACCATCGGCGGCTTCCGCGCATTCCCTTCGAGTGGCATCACCATCCCGAGTACGAGCTGACGCTAACGATGAACAGTCACGGCAAGCGGTATATCGGTGACTCGGAAAGCGAGTATGGAGCGGAAGATCTGGTGCTGGTGCCGCCTGACTTACCTCATACGTGGGCATCGAACCGGTCGATTGAATCGTCATCGCCGCAGGTCGCCATCGTCATATGGTTCGAAGGGGACTGGGCACGGCGCATGGCCGACTGTTGCCGTGAATATGAGCCGCTGCGCAAACTTCTGCGCAGGGCTGCATGTGGCTTGGCTTTTGACCCTCCCGCTGGCGAATGGATGCATGGCCGCCTCGACCACCTGCTGTCGAATGTCGCGCGGGAACGACTGAGTGCGGCGCTCGACATCCTGTGCACGCTCGCCGACGCGCCGGGTCAGCCCCTGGCTTCGCCAAGTACCTTCAATCAGGTCAGCGCAGGCCCGACGGGGCACGAACCTGAAAAGATCAACCGAGTCCTGTCAGTCATCGACGCGCGTTTTGCCGAGCCTCTCCGTTTGTCCGAACTTTGCGCAGCGGCCAGCCTGTCGGAGCGCACGCTTACGCGCTATTTCATCCAGCATTTCGGCGAGAGCGTCGGTCGATATATCGCGCGTGTTCGAATCGGGCATGCCTGCAGGATGCTGGCCGACACATCATTACCTGTTGCCGTCGTCGCTAATCGGTCGGGCTTCGCAAATGTCGCCAATTTCAACCGGCAGTTCAAGGCAGCGAAGCAAACCACGCCAGCCGAATATCGGCGACGATTCCACGAGGCAGGCTCGGGGACGTCCGAGGAGATGCCCGGCTAACCGAACGATCGCCCTCGCTTGAGGCGAAACCCAGGCACTGATGGCGGTTCTCCTCAGAGATGCTCCCGGCATGGCGATTGCCTGAGCGGCTCGATGCGGGAAGGCGTAAAGCTCCGGCGTTGCGGGGCGAGGCCGAATCACGGTATCCGCAAACGTGCCAGGCAGGAAGCAGACCGGCCGCACGACAGCTTCGGCGAAGGTACGGACTTCTTTCATCACTTCAGCGGCAGCGACATGATCGAGTCGATCTGTTGCTACTTTCCGGCGCTCTTGAGCACATCGAGCGCCGCCGCGCACGCGCCCTGCAACTGTTCCCGCATCAAGTCCTGCACGTCCCCCGTGCGATTGACGATCCCGTCGCGAATCCGCACTGCCTGTTCGAACGATGCGCGCATCCGTCCGCCCCGCGCCATCGCGATACGGCGCAGTCGGCGCACCGGCCCGATCAGCGACGCATGGTTCTGTTGCAACGTGCGGTTGTCGGCGATCGTCATCACGATCGTGTAAAAGCGGTCCAATGCATCGACATACGCTCCCGCGTCCTCGGCCTCGACGCTGGCGCGCATTGCATCGATCACGTCGTCTAGCTGCGCGGCACCGAGCGGCGTCATGCGCTCCGACGCAAGCTGCACCGCGAGACATTCGAGCGCGGCCCGCACCGTATAAATCTCCTCCACGTCGCGCAGCGTCACGGAGCGCACGTAAGCGCCCACGCGCGGCAGGATCGTCACCAGCCCTTCGCGTTCGAGTTGCGCGAACGCTTCACGCATCGGCGTGCGGCTGACGTTCAGCTGCTTCGCGACCTGTACCTCGGACAAACGGCTGCCCGGCGCGAGCACGCCTTCCACGATCGCCTCGCGCAACGCGGGCACGACGACGCCGTCGCTCAGCGAATCGCCAGTGGAGTCCAGCGTGCGCAACTGCGCGTGATATCGCGCGGCGATCGATTCGAGACTAGGCGCCTCGCGCGTGTGCGCCGACGTGGCCTTGGAAGAAGCGGATTTTGCGGCGGGCATTGACACCTCGGAATTCTGTGAATACGCTGTATACAGATTATACAACAGGAGACGACATGGATCGCAGTCCATTGCAGGCGCCCGTTCTGATCGAGCATACGGGCGACACGCTTACCTTTACGCTAAATCGCCCGGACGCCGGCAACGAAATATCGGGGGCGATGTTCGACGCGATGTCGGACGTGTTGCGCAGCGAGGCCGTGCAGCCGAAAGCGCGCGTGTTGCGCATCCGCGCGAATGGCGATGTCTTCTGCACAGGCCGCGAGCGCGCGGGGCGGGACGTTGTCTCGATCCGCGCCGAAGTGGCGCGTTTGATCGAACTGAAGCGGCTCGTACGCAACACGTCGTTGATCTCGATTGCGCAGGTGCACGGCAACGCGTTCGGCTTCGGCTTCGGGCTCGCGATCCTGTGCGACTTTACGCTCGTCGCGTCGTCGGCGCGGCTCGCGTTTCCGGAGATGCGCGCCGGCCTGCCGCCCGCCGCGATCATGGCTTACCTCGGCGACTATGCATTGCCCAAGGCCGTCTTCCCGATGGTCCTGTTCGGCGACGTGATCGCGCCGGAAGCGGCCCTGCAGGCAGGACTCGTCACGCGCGTCTGCGAGCCCGCAGGCCTGCACGCTGAAGCGGACGCGCTTGCAGCGCGCATTCTCGCGCTCGACGAAGCCGGCGCGAAACAGTGCAAGGCGTTCTTCCTCGCGGCACAGGAGGGCGGCGTCGAGCAGAACTTCCGCGCCGCGACCGACATGCTGACCGTCA includes:
- a CDS encoding DUF1479 domain-containing protein, which translates into the protein MALEIKDLPGAIRQAKKELRAALPNYREVFAEVEASIGEEAKRIAAQRDRGEDVIPEIQFSDITGQRVTAEQIALVKARGACVIRKVFPRELVQSWDEEIAHYVERNHLDKRLENRAEDKYFGQLASSKPQIYGVYWSKPQVLARQSESLTAARIFLNKLWRNESDGRVHFDPEHVPVYADRLRRRPPGSASLGLSAHCDGGSVERWIESNFRKVYRHVFSGNWRDYDPFDAAFRTDVEEIPSPAVCSMFRTFQGWTALTPQGPGDGTLQLVPIANSMVYILLRALQDDVADDDLCGAMPGRALSIKQEFHAPLFEALSSIPKMEAGDTVFWHSDVIHAVEDEHKGAGYSNVMYIASVPGCSKNDAYLKRQLPSFLKGESPPDFPTDHFEVDFAGRATVDDLTPLGKAQLGFEL
- a CDS encoding GntR family transcriptional regulator, with the translated sequence MPAAKSASSKATSAHTREAPSLESIAARYHAQLRTLDSTGDSLSDGVVVPALREAIVEGVLAPGSRLSEVQVAKQLNVSRTPMREAFAQLEREGLVTILPRVGAYVRSVTLRDVEEIYTVRAALECLAVQLASERMTPLGAAQLDDVIDAMRASVEAEDAGAYVDALDRFYTIVMTIADNRTLQQNHASLIGPVRRLRRIAMARGGRMRASFEQAVRIRDGIVNRTGDVQDLMREQLQGACAAALDVLKSAGK
- a CDS encoding enoyl-CoA hydratase/isomerase family protein; this translates as MDRSPLQAPVLIEHTGDTLTFTLNRPDAGNEISGAMFDAMSDVLRSEAVQPKARVLRIRANGDVFCTGRERAGRDVVSIRAEVARLIELKRLVRNTSLISIAQVHGNAFGFGFGLAILCDFTLVASSARLAFPEMRAGLPPAAIMAYLGDYALPKAVFPMVLFGDVIAPEAALQAGLVTRVCEPAGLHAEADALAARILALDEAGAKQCKAFFLAAQEGGVEQNFRAATDMLTVNALRLMQPR